The following DNA comes from Kluyveromyces lactis strain NRRL Y-1140 chromosome E complete sequence.
AGTTTATCAGGGCAAAGGCTGAAGCAAAGGCTGAAGCAAAGGCCGAAGCGGAAGCTGCTGCCAAAGTTGCAGCAGAAGTGAATGTCGAAACTACCGAAGCAACTGCCGCTACCACCGTCGAACCAGTTACGGTACAATCCACAGCAGAGGAAACACCGACTGGCAAAAGGTCTAGAGATGACGAGAAAATGTAATAATATCTATTATAGTCCCAATTCTTTAACCCatacaaacaaaaaataaaattttatatatatactgCATAAACGAAATCGTACCTTCTATCTCTAATCATCCTTTTCGGAGGGATCCTCGATTTGCAAATCAGCTGAGTTACCAACGAAATTGCATGTCAAATAGCTTTGATCAGTTTCATAGAAATTATAACTATTGAGCATCAAATCAGTATAAGATGTATAACTGGGACACGTGAACCCAAAATCTGGTGGACAATCTCGAAGCATTGCGACACAGGTATCCACACAAGGTAAGATCTCGTAATAGTCTGAAGAAGGCTTTATTAGTTCGTTCAACATCTCATTCCGACTTTCCTCTGCACTCCGATGCACGTAATATTTGGTTTTATCAGTTGTACACCGAGGGATGCTAACAGAACATAGCCAGTTCTTATATGACGCTGCGCAATTGCTGCACTTTCGTAGCGGAGAATATACCGCATCTTGTTCTGTATCGCAGGGGATCAATTGCAACGCTAAACTGAAGTTTGAATAATAAGATTCCGCTATGGAATCGTAGATTGCGGCCAATTCGTCCTTATCGTTGTATTCCAGTAAAGACGAGGATGGTACCGAATATGCAACACCATCACAAAATCCCAATCCAAAGATGAGTGAACAAGATGAATCATCCATGGTCTCAAATAATTGCTTAGAAAATAGAACACCACCAGaatcttccaattccttTGTGCTGGTGGCTAATTTCTTTGTGACATATGCAACGTACGTGGTTGACGAATTTAAGCCAGTTATATGGAATTGTTCCTTAGCGCTACCCCCGCGTACCGTAATAGATTTATGAACTGATAGAGTTGTAGAAGATAGAGATGCATTTTCTGCTGTATTACCATTATTAGTTCCGTTCAATGAGCCATTAGCCGATGAAATTAGATAAGGCCCATTCTGAATGGCACAAAGGGAATGAGATAGgttcaaattatcaaagTATTCGGCATATTCGAACCCATAGATGTATATATCATAAAGGCTGACATCATAGATCGAATAATTAGATGTGGTCTTCGACATAGCTGTGACATTACCAGTAACCAACAAAGCAGAATTGTAATCAGTGTCAACGACATCAAGCCACGGACGTTTATCCCATTGAAAGACAAGATCACGCTGAGATATGGAAATCTGGTACGACCACCgctcatcatcatctgcaATTGTACTACCATCCGATTCAAATGGCTGACCAGTGGTGCTATTAACCAACTGGACCATCAGATACAACGTGGAATACGTGCCATTATTCAGCGAAGAGTCGTCAGTATAATATGGTCTTAAGGCCAAAGCTTCCAAATACCCATCGTCAAATGTAGAACTCTTTGCAGTGGTGAAGGTCCCAGTGTCGTTAGAGTTAAAAGTATAGTACAAGACCAAAGATGTATCGTTATCAACTTTACTAGGCCGTTCACAGATATTTGCACTTAAAAAGATGAACATCTCATATGTCTGTAGTAATTGTGAGAAAGAATCTGTATTGTTGATAGAAAATTCGAAATATGATTTCTGACCCTTTACTAGTGAAGCTGAAACAGGTGCCCATTCTTGCAATGAAGCAGAATCAGAACTGTTATCATTGCCAGTGACGGTATCACTGGCCATCAGGTTCTCATCGAGAAACAAATCAAAGCAGCAACACGGAACCGCAAAAACCGTCAGTAACAAGTAACATACATATCTCCATAGCATGATAGTGCAGTTACCAGTGATCAGAGTACAATTACTCTGCTACTTACGGATCTCTCCCTTTATTCAAAGAGCATGCGTTTGAACCTTATATATAGAATTACGActtgttccatttttttttcttccatttAACATTGATGAAAGATGAGTTCGAGCATACACAAATAGAAAGATATTTTGATGGGAGTAAAGAGGTCCACAAGGGTCGAAACAGCTCTACCCACATCCAATTGACTGATCAGTATTAGTACCAGTCGATTTGTAACaaaaaacagaaagaaaaacagCAACTATGGAGAGAACGAGTGAGAATTTGCCCTGGATCGAAAAATACAGACCTGAGACACTAGATGATGTGTATGGGCAACAGAACGTAGTGAACACGGTAAGAAAGTTTCTACACGAAGGAAGACTACCTCATTTACTATTCTATGGTCCACCGGGAACTGGTAAGACCAGTACCATTGTAGCATTGGCTAGAGAGATATACGGATCGAATTACAGAAACATGGTCCTAGAATTGAACGCGAGTGACGATAGAGGTATCGATGTGGTgagaaatcaaatcaaagaGTTTGCCAGTACAAGACAGATCTTCAGCAAAGGGTTCAAACTTATTATCCTTGACGAAGCAGATGCAATGACCAACGCTGCACAAAACGCACTAAGAAGAATCATAGAACGGTACACCAAGAACACAAGATTCTGTATCTTGGCTAATTATGCACATAAGCTAACACCAGCACTCCTGTCAAGATGTACCAGGTTCAGGTTCCAACCTTTGTCCGAACAAGCCATCGAACGTCGTATTGCGAATGTGTTAGTGAAGGAACACTTGAAATTAGACCCTCAGGCACACGCAGCGTTATTAAGGCTCTCTTCCGGTGACATGAGACGAGCATTGAACGTACTACAGGCAGCAAGAGCTACGCTAGACAATCCTGACACAGAAGAAGTCACCGAGGATTTGATCTACGAATGCATCGGTGCACCTCACCCACGTGACCTTGAAACCATGCTGGAATCAATTCTCAAGGACGACTGGACTACCACTACATACACCGTGAacaaaatcagaatcacAAAGGGCTTAGCACTTATTGACATGATTGAGGGGATCGCGGGCCTACTGGAACAATATGAACTGAAACCTCAAACCAGAATTGAACTTCTATCTAGACTAAGTGATATCGAATATTCGATCTCAAGAGGTGGTACCGATTCGATCCAGACCAGTGCAACCATCGGAACGATAAAACAGTGCATGGAATTAGAGGTGTGACAATGTATGCACACAATAAGTAAACTAGTCAGACGTATACCGGATCTATATACCATGTGACATGCTGCGACTGCGAAATCACGAAATAGTgtaactttttctttcccGTTTTTTCGTTGATTTAACGGTGTCGAGAGAGAAGCAAAACGCGAAGTTTCGTCTCGAACGAAAAGAAGTTTTAACGGATACGGTACTTAATGCATGTATAGAGTTTAGATATGGGTAGATTTTCAATGGGGACCacgaaaaaaaagtgtcaGTTTTATAGTTTTGGAAATTACATTACTTGATTGTGTTTTAATTagcatttttctttccttggTCGTCTTGATAACTGATGCAGCTTGAAGTACGGTTAGATCAGAAGGACAACGGGTGAATTGGATTCTGAAGATCACGAAATAAAATTACTATTCCAAGATCGCATAGTTTTGGGTATCAGGTACCACCGCATTGATGTATTTACTGTAAGTAGACAATGGCAGCGTGCCTTTTTTGGCGCATTGATAAATGTGTAACCTGGAGACTCGCGAAGGTTCAAACATATATAAAAGAGAGATTAGGATCGGAAGGATGAAGCATCTTCCAGTACTGCCTGTCATGTTAGGCACAATTTTGGGAGCATATCGTAAGAGCCCAACAAGCCTATAAAGTCTAAGCatgttcaagaagaagagtttgGAAATTCTGTTCGATTCACCAGTGAGCGATGATATGATCAAATTTTTAACTGATCACGCTTTGAGAGTGATTCCTACACAGAACAGAAACCAAAGATACCCACCTTCACCACCGGGCACTCCATCCAGTAAGAACCACAATGGAGTACCCAGTCTAATGACGTTCATTTCGAGATTAGTACGGTACACGAACGTTTACACATCCACGTTGTTGACCACCGTGGTATACCTAAACAGATTGAGGGAGTTGTTGCCCTCCGATGCAGCTGGTCTGCCTACTACATGCCATAGAATTTTCCTAGCCTGTTTGATTCTCAGTGCCAAATACCACAACGATTCCTCCCCATTGAACAAGCATTGGACCAAGTACACAGATGGGATGTTCACCTTGCGCGATGTGAACCTAATGGAAAGACAACTGTTACAATTGTTTGAATGGGACTTGAGAGTCGAATCTGAAGAGCTATGGGACAACTTGTATGATTTAGCCAACCCAATCAGAAGAGATTTGGAGAGAGGTGCCCAGATCAACAAGACGAGACAAAGAGCCAAGGCTCAAGCTCAACAGAAAGCATCTCAATTCTACTACCATCAACGCAACCTTTCTGCATGTTCCAGCACTGCTACACTGCTAGGGAACAGCAGGAGTGGATCCATTAACAGTTTGGATATACTGAAGGAATACGAATCGTCATCGtcgtcgtcatcatcgACACTGTCATCTCCGACATACACCGAGGAAATGAACTACAAGAAGTATACGATGGATCCTCGGTACTATAACACTGTACGGCCGGTACAGCACACCGACCCTACAATATACACATAACAGTAGCTTTTAAATATAATAGTGCTAGATAACAAGGGGTGTGTGTGCCCTTGGTCACCTAGCATGGCTCATCGCATTAGGCGATGCCCTATAATCAATATGGAAACGGATTTCTTTACATCTACTGTCCCGGGTAACTTTTCCCAAgcaaaaatttttcacttccTAAATTTGTATAAATAGAGGCAGGTCCTCTGCACTAAGTACATATATTACTTGTTAATGAGCATTTTACAGATATATATGAAGCTGAAAAGAGCAGGCAACAACTACCAACATCGGGCGATGTTGGAGTTAGTGTTGAAGGCACATCAGTAACAAGGTCGCGATAAGTATATTGCGTCTTGAGGTTCCAAAGACGAGAGAAACGCTGTGCACCAGTCTGAACGTGCTAAAATGTACTCTAGCACTCTGAAGCATTAAGTATACCCAAATTTCTGAGGAACGTTTACTGAGAGGCCTGCAAGTTTGTATTTAAGAAAACTGTATTTAAGAAACCGTACTAGGAGCAACGGCCTCGCTAGAGGCcgtttctttgatatgaTAGCCAATGTCACGTGATGC
Coding sequences within:
- the MID1 gene encoding Mid1p (similar to uniprot|P41821 Saccharomyces cerevisiae YNL291C MID1 N-glycosylated integral plasma membrane protein), with the protein product MLWRYVCYLLLTVFAVPCCCFDLFLDENLMASDTVTGNDNSSDSASLQEWAPVSASLVKGQKSYFEFSINNTDSFSQLLQTYEMFIFLSANICERPSKVDNDTSLVLYYTFNSNDTGTFTTAKSSTFDDGYLEALALRPYYTDDSSLNNGTYSTLYLMVQLVNSTTGQPFESDGSTIADDDERWSYQISISQRDLVFQWDKRPWLDVVDTDYNSALLVTGNVTAMSKTTSNYSIYDVSLYDIYIYGFEYAEYFDNLNLSHSLCAIQNGPYLISSANGSLNGTNNGNTAENASLSSTTLSVHKSITVRGGSAKEQFHITGLNSSTTYVAYVTKKLATSTKELEDSGGVLFSKQLFETMDDSSCSLIFGLGFCDGVAYSVPSSSLLEYNDKDELAAIYDSIAESYYSNFSLALQLIPCDTEQDAVYSPLRKCSNCAASYKNWLCSVSIPRCTTDKTKYYVHRSAEESRNEMLNELIKPSSDYYEILPCVDTCVAMLRDCPPDFGFTCPSYTSYTDLMLNSYNFYETDQSYLTCNFVGNSADLQIEDPSEKDD
- the PCL1 gene encoding Pcl1p (similar to uniprot|P24867 Saccharomyces cerevisiae YNL289W PCL1 Pho85 cyclin of the Pcl1 2-like subfamily involved in entry into the mitotic cell cycle and regulation of morphogenesis localizes to sites of polarized cell growth); protein product: MFKKKSLEILFDSPVSDDMIKFLTDHALRVIPTQNRNQRYPPSPPGTPSSKNHNGVPSLMTFISRLVRYTNVYTSTLLTTVVYLNRLRELLPSDAAGLPTTCHRIFLACLILSAKYHNDSSPLNKHWTKYTDGMFTLRDVNLMERQLLQLFEWDLRVESEELWDNLYDLANPIRRDLERGAQINKTRQRAKAQAQQKASQFYYHQRNLSACSSTATLLGNSRSGSINSLDILKEYESSSSSSSSTLSSPTYTEEMNYKKYTMDPRYYNTVRPVQHTDPTIYT
- the RFC3 gene encoding replication factor C subunit 3 (highly similar to uniprot|P38629 YNL290W Saccharomyces cerevisiae RFC3 Subunit of heteropentameric Replication factor C (RF-C)); this encodes MERTSENLPWIEKYRPETLDDVYGQQNVVNTVRKFLHEGRLPHLLFYGPPGTGKTSTIVALAREIYGSNYRNMVLELNASDDRGIDVVRNQIKEFASTRQIFSKGFKLIILDEADAMTNAAQNALRRIIERYTKNTRFCILANYAHKLTPALLSRCTRFRFQPLSEQAIERRIANVLVKEHLKLDPQAHAALLRLSSGDMRRALNVLQAARATLDNPDTEEVTEDLIYECIGAPHPRDLETMLESILKDDWTTTTYTVNKIRITKGLALIDMIEGIAGLLEQYELKPQTRIELLSRLSDIEYSISRGGTDSIQTSATIGTIKQCMELEV